TAGAAGATAAGTTTAAATCAGTGTCTTTGTTGAAAAAACCCTGAAATGGTGTGAGAACTGAGATCTTTGTCATGAGCAGAGTTTTGAGCATTATTCATAGATTGTTGTAGGAGAAGAAGCAAATGCTTATAATCTTATTTCGAGATTACACAATCCTTTTCAGCATTGTAAGTCCTGGAATCTGAGGTGGGTTTGTTGTTCTTCGTGTGATACCCAAGGAGAAACAATGTTTAAAATAACAGGAATCCACCGTGTGATTTATTTTGTTACAATGAGTGCACAACATCAAACCTTTATTAGGAGTTTTCCTTCTTCCGCGACCATTGTTGGTGGAGTTATTGGTGTAAAGAACTGTAGGAGTGATGTTGAAGGAAAAAGGAGAAGTAACTTCTTATTGTGAAATCATTGAATAAACGAGGCTGATATAGGGAagaagatcaagaagaagaatTTGAGTGCAGAGATGTTGTGATATGTATCATTCAATCCCTTGAGAAAACACAAAACGTACTCCATGTGTTTGTAACCACAAACATCCTTGGCCAAGTCACAAGTGCAGGGGATGATGCAAGAACAAGAGGGTGTTGGATGCATATCCTCAAGTTCATCCAAAGAATTTTTTCAGATCAGTGATATTGTGAAAGGGAACGATTACCTTGTTTAATGCAGTGAAGAGCGCACAGAATATTAGAGAAGCAAAAATGGTTTCCCTTGGTGAATCTTTCGCAAAGGTCGGGGCAAAGATCGAACGCTAAGTCGAAGCATATGGTACTTTGAGCAATTTGTGGTGAAAGAGATCGATTGATTCATGCGAGTACCAAGTTGTTAGCACGTTCCCATATATCGAAATCTTGGTGAGACAAAAGAGGTTTGGAGAGTGTGTCATTGATGAATCCAAGCTTGTTCTTTGATGTTAGGGTGCGGCGCATGAATTTTCTCTAGTTGTGGTAGTTACTATCATCCAACGGCGGCGCCACAAGAACGGCATCGGGGTTCTCTCCGGGATGTAGGTAATATGGGTTTCTGAATATCAAGATGGAATCTTGAGGGTcgatcttgttgttgttgatgttatcACTGGCAATGGatgcaaaaaaccctaatttgaatggATAAGGAAAAAGAATAAGGGCTGAAGTGTATTTGTTACAAGCGGACCAAATGTGTTATATATAAACATTTGAGCCAGAAAACTGAATACACACTATAGTAATCCAAACCCAAATAAGGAAGATATTATTATGAATCTAATATCAAcatcaattttttatttcaaaattataaagTGTTTCACATACCTTTCGATCTCTGTTAATAtctgagaaaaaaaagaaagtattTAGGCCTGTTTGAAATTAAAATCGAGaataaatctattttttttcatttataatttgttttaaatctcAATTTGACTCACCTGTATTTTTCGTACACATGAAATATAGTACAAATTTTGTGACTGAATCATATTTTATGTGAAATATCTGAttcaagtttaaaaatatgtcaaTTAATTATAATTGTTTCAATAACATCTAGTAACTTTTATCTTAATCATTTCTAAAATCACATAAATAACTCATTGTTATTGTTtgacattatataaatatttctaCATACAATACATAAAAACTAAACCtctatactaataataataatttgcttATTAGTTTATTTTACATTGTTACATCGTTTCTGACTATGTGGAATTTTAGGGACATAATCAAACTCATGCAACAAACAAACCAAAGCTATGGAAGCTAAGAACACAAGCACAGGACCTAACATCCAAAGCATCAAAGGAATAGCAACACAAAATATCCTATTCCCAACAAAAGCTAAGGTAAACCCTTTTTCTAACACACTTTGTGTGTAACCACCAGACAAAAAATCTCCATAAGCATTCATCAAAAAATTTGCATCAATAAGAAACCCTATGGCCATTGAGCTGCACAAGAAACTAATCAACAAACATATTGATGCTGAACCATATTTCAAAAGGAAGATTTTATCCGATTTCGAACCGAAAAATTCGCTAGTAAATAGATGACTTGCATTGAATGCATTGTTGTTTAGGGCTGCCAAAGCCATGTTCACAAGAATTGTTATTGTTGCTGTGAGAATTGTAGCCATAAGAGTGTTCCTCAAGCTTTGTATACATAGCATAGCCTTTTTATCATCACCCTGCACAGTCATACCATCACAGACAAAATCAATTCTaaagaaaaaatcaattatactaaaaaaaatatttaaacaccTAAAATTCTATATACATAATACACTTTTCGAATCTATTTTGTCTCTTTCATAATCGAAACAGAACATACCTGATTTAAATTGTGACCCCAAGTATTCCTCCTTAACCTATCAATTCCATAAGTTGTGCGTGAAGGTTTGTTCTTGATAGTATAGAAGAGAAAAGCATGGTAGACTATTGTAATGAAAAGGCTCAAAGGGACTAAAACGGTATCCAAATAAACACCTTCTCCCATCTTATTCCTTAGtgatgaagaaagaaaaaaagaacctAATTTAGGCCTTAAGGGTTGGTTTGGTTGGTATAACCTTAAATGAAGTTTGATGCCTTCTTATAATGGACTAGAGTGCTATGAAAGTTGGCATAAggtataataataaaatgaatagTGTGTGACATAATGTTTTTTAATTGTAGCTAGTGCTATAcaacttttttgttgttgttatgtagtGGAAATGATGGAATGGACATTAAATTTGGCGTGGAGATTGAGTCACTAGTCATACGTAACTTGTTTGTGTATTGTTTAAGTTAAATTAGGCTAATGAAAAGGAGCACGTTGTATAAAGATGTGTGTATTGTTTGATTTAAATTAGGTTAATTAGGTATGTGATCTCTTatatttattttgtgttttattttggattcttatgtattttaaaatttgttttatcaCAAACTTACTCTGAGTTTATCTTTTACAATAAGTGATGACTAACATACAGTTTGTTATTGCTTATGTGGCATCCATATATATCctactttttataaaattaaaatatttgtatttgtgtagaatttcttcattcttttttacATCACATAATACTATTAAATTATTACACCCTCACATGCATTGACAATAAAATGACATTTTCACTATTTATTAGTAGTGTTTCTTCAATGTGAAAAAATTGTATAGTTAACTAATATGATATTTTTATAGTTTTACTTATTTACTAAATGATCTGTAGTTACGAATACTATTTGATGCCGACCCCTTTTTAATATTTAAGGTTAGATTAAGAGTTTGGAAAGAATGAATGAGAGGGTTTcgaaaaaagaatatttaaaaaatatatataaaaaaattaatatttttttaataaataatttttttataaaataataaaagaatatttatcattcacattttttttatttttgcaataTCATAACAATAATGATTATATTTAAATAGTTTGTATAAAATTTTCCATCCTTCAATATAAAATTTGAGTTACCCTAAATTAGGAGATTTTGTgttatgaaaaaaataaacataaatccTCCAAAATCCTCTCAACCAAAATTCTTCAATTCTTTCCTTTCTATTAGTCGCGGTGCATAATTATAAACAATTGGTGACTCATCTATTGATCATTAGACTCTGATATCAAATTAGAATTAGAGTCTGGTGCATCTCAATCTTAAAAAACGACTTATAAAGTGAGaggtgtcactctatataaatttattaaaatatgtctTTAAATCTTAAgtgatgaaaaaaaaagaaacatattTCGAGATTGTAGCAACTTGAAAGCCGTAAATGCAACTAGGAATTTGATGGAATGCATCAAAACCGTATGGGCAACAGTCCAATGAAGGTGGGTGGCGATGGAGCCAACACGGTGGATGGTTCGGTCTGTTGAGGCTCGTGTCTGATTTTCTTGGTTCGTTTGTATTGAGCTTCATTGTTTATTTTCTTTGTGGATCTGTTAGTTTATGGGCTGAGTTTCGGGCTTGTTGTTAATCTGTTGAGTTTCAACATTTATAAATATGTATATGCATCATTTTTGTCTTCACAACCTTCAGACTTTATAATTGAAGACAGGGAGAAAGATTTGAGAATCCTAGTGGTAATCTTAGAGAGGCATGGGAAAATTTCTAAGAGTGTGCTCTTGGAATTTGAAAAGTCTTTGGAGATATCTAAGAGGATTAAGAAACACTTATAAACACCTTAACCTTGTATGATTCATTTATAAAGATTTGAAGAGATTAGTAAACACTTGGACAGAAAATAAGGTTTGTTCTTGGGAAGTTGGGTTTCAGTTTTCTTGtaattcatttgtaagaactttTGGAATTATAGTTAATTGGAGAGCTTCTCTCCCCATACTAGATCGTCTGATCAAACTGGATAAACAAGTGATTGtgttttttttgtcttttatcTTCTTTTGCCAAGTTTATGTCTTATTGCACATATGGTTATTTTTGTTGAAGGCTGTTTATTTTGGTTGACATTGTTCTTTGTTCTCACACACCAATTTTTTTTGGTGTAATTAAACGTTTCAATTTCACAATAAGTGGTGTCCATTGTAGGCAAATGGGTTTTGTTTACAAATGAGCACCAGGGTTctaaatgaaaaatcaaaaaagttTTCCAAAGACAATGATTATGGATTATGTAAAGTGAAGACGCATGCAATCTTAACTCGAGTAAAGTGTATTGATGTCTTGAAAGGTGAGGCATAGATACCTACACGCCTAAAAGAAGCAGAGAAAACCAAAATGGTGGATAAGGTAAGAAGTGTGATCATCTCGTGCTTAAAAAATAAAGTTCTAAGGGAAGTCGTCAGGGAGAAGATTACGGCTTTAATGTGAATATAATTTGAATCATTGTATGACTAAGTCTTTGACTCACAAGTTACGTCTAAAACAACAACTCCGCTCATTTTGAATAGTTGAGAACAAATTCATAGTGGAGCAGTTGCCAGAATTTCATAAAATTATTGATGATCTAGAGAATATTGAGGTGAAGATTGAAGATGAGAACAAGACTCTATTCATGTTGAGCTCATTATCCATATCTTTTGAACACTTTAAAGACATCTTTCTTTATGGTAAGGAATGAACTGGATAAAGTTCACACAGATGTGAgatctaaataatttttaaagGTGAAAGATCTGAAGATTAACGATTGTGGTGAAAGCTTGAGTATCTCAAGAGAAAGAAGTGAGTGTAAAGAAATGTTAAAATTAAAGAGGTTTGAAAAATcatagttaaaatattttatttgttagaAATCCAATCACTTCAAAAGTGATTGTCCCTAGAAAAAAGACAAAGAAGATCCTGATCAAATTATTATTGCCTCTAATGAAGATAATTAGTGTGAATTTAAAAATTGACTAAGATTAGATCATAGACTTTGCTCTAATTTATAATTCAGTTTTTATGTCGTTCTAAAAACTCGATTCAAGTTTGTTGGAATAAAAGTATCTTCTCATATTaaaatgttagtttttttttagattttcagCAAACTCAATTTAAATTTATTGGAATAGACTGTTTTTGGGTTAAAATTTGGTGAAATTTTGAATTTGTCATAAGAAATTCAAAAATTAAGTTTTAAGAAACTTTTAATCCAATATTTTTTAAAGTGTGATTTAGATTGTCTAAGGAATATGAGGTAGAGATCTAGATATTTGGGAAATTCTTACCTATTTTATTCTTAAAATACATACAGCATCAGATATGGCTATAAAAGATTTTCCTAGCTTCATGATCCTAGCGAGGATTCTAAGAAATCTAAGTCCATTATGAGGCCAACTATTTTATTCTATCCTTCTTTTTTGCGGGAATATTCTATTCTATCCAGCAAATTCTATGTTATCCTTACTTAAAGTTAGGCCGACGTAACTTAAAGTTAGGCCGACGTAACAGTTTTAGGTTTAGAGATTAAGAGTacagaataaatatatattttaaaatgtaaaGGGTGATTTTAATCTATCCAACTTCAAAATCTTCTTTACTTGACATCTCCATTAGAGGTGAGAATAGGTTAGATCGACCTAAAGAGTCTACCGATCAGTCTACATACGCCTAGGTCAGGCTAGAGTGTTagacctatttaataaagaaGTCAGGCTTAAccttttttaaaagtctattttattaaataaatcagacttaagctattaaaaaagcctatgaaacCTTACAGACtgacctatattttcatatatattagagataaGTTAAATAAGTTAGTttatgtatgcatatatattagaagaaaaaaaaactaaatagactatcctatataatatatatatatataattaatagtcTCATTAATgtgttaacattctctctcttgatgaatctaatttttgatatttcttcctctcatctctcatttaaaaatgctctcacttgatatgctcccatatatatatatatatatatatatatatatatatatatatatatatatatatatatatatataacaaatgctaaataggttcacttatatatgtatatataggccgacttacaagacttcttaagttatatagattaattgaaaactttaatgagatacatGCTTTTTAAATAGGCATTCAGGCCAGGGCAAATTTTTTAAAAGGtcaggccaggccaaaaaactgAGCTTATGTTAGGTCTTAGGCCAgacttaggccttttaagtttatcgtaggccagactcAAGCCtggcctagcctatttccacccctactcgccatttaatttagaataatatacattcttttttaatatataaataaaattataataactaTAAAAACTCACAACATAGACCTGACCTCTAGGATTTGAAGATTGGTGTCGACGTCGAACCTAATAATATAAACTTTTACCAATTAAGTAAAATtttgcaaaataaattaatatatattctacTCATCAACTATTTCCTGGTGGAAACCATTTAACTCCGGTTGATATGGAAAGAGAAATGTTATGGGCGAAAGAGAAATTGTATGGGTGAAGTCTCTAATCCTAAAATTTGTATACAAGTATATGAAATTACTAAATTCGTGGGAAAGGCGTGCGAAAAATTTGTATTCAATAGGCAAGCATTGCAAGGAAAGGCGTGCGAAAAATTTGAATACACATGATTCTGACCTCCAACCCACTTTTCAATATTCGATCTAATCGAACAATCACATGCATGAGGCGTCAGGTCTCATGGAGGCGGTTTTAATTGTATGCCATATATAAATCATAACACGCGCTATTTTAGGTATTCTCTCATTCTTACACTTAAACTACTTTCTCACACATTCACTGACATAAGTGTTTGAGTGCTAACTTTGCATGTCCACCTCCGTTCCACCGTACCGAAAGCTCAATATACCGCATCAGAACTCAAGTCCATCAAATCTCTCTACCAACATATAAAAAGAAACGACCATAAGAAGAAACATGGGGTCGATATAAATTCAAGTTTCACATCTCTATCATAGCCATCTATGGAGAATGATTTCGTCATGTGCAAAGACTAGAAGAGGCAGAAACCCTAACATCATTCTAAAATAGATGTCGTCATCCAACGTCTCACCATCGATGGTGTGgttctctttcaaattttttcGCTAGAAACCCTAGCAAAGCATACAAATTTAGAATGAAATAGAGGTTTTTAGGTGTTGAAAgtgcgagaaacacaagaaatggggttTGAATTGGGATGCCCCAAATATAATCTTTTTGTAACTCAAAACACAAGGTTAACAAGTGAACAAAAAtagatgaacacaattatttttatcctggttcactgttaactaaGTTACTCCAATCCAACCAcaaaggtgattttgccttctcaataaggacttaatccactatagccAAACTAATTACAAACAACGTTCTTTGTAATTAGTTTGGTTAACCACATTGACCTTAACCAGTGACTTCTTGAGACTGCTGACTAGCGCCTAGCCTTCTCAAGGAAATAACTACAATAAGCTTTGATCAACCTTGTTGACAATCCCAACAAATTCAGCAGGTCCTTATCGTGAAACCACTATAACCGTAGCCACAGTCTTCTCAAGGCTTCTAACTAGCACCTAGTCCTCCAAGAAAATAGTCAACCTAgttgattacaagtgtgtattaCAATATGTTTCTAATAAGTAGATTACCCAACGTCTAAGTACAAGAACACAAAAGTGTTGATAAGCAAGATACGAACAAAAGTTCCTTGctaaaaatataaaactatacAAAGAACTTCTCTAACAAAGTTTTTCCAGcgctttggtgtagttttgtagaactgaatcgttgatttcaaattcttcaAATGGCTTCCTTTATAGAGAAGGATAGATCCTTTGGAGGGTATAATAGCAAATGCAAAGTATAGTTGAAAAGTCCCCAATGGTCATGGTGGAAATGGTAGATAACAAGTACATGTTGGTCTGTCCTTACGCCACCCTATGAAAGTAGAGGTCACAGTTTATGTTAGTACTTTTATGCTCACCATCACACACAAGCCGTACTTGATCTTCTAAGTTTTCAGAGGCTTCTAATTGTATGTTGATTGAAGCCTGTTATAGATGATCAGAACTTGTATCTTCAAACCTAAGTCTTTGAGTCTTTAAATCTTGTTCAGCAAAACCTTTGTCTTTAGAGtattcagcacttggtcttcagaagcgATGTCTTCGGATATTTAGAACTCATTCAGCATAACCTCATCTTCAGCATCTTCAGAACATGAGACACAAAAGTAAATATAAGGCCTCAAAAGCTTCCTTTATAAAGTCACGATCAGAAGCTCTTGTACTAATGTTCCTTGGAACTGTTGTATAAGTAGCATTCCAGAATCTTGACTTCCATTGTAATACAACACTAGTATTCTTCCATAGTTTTGAGTTCTGAACCTGATGACGTCACACACCCTCTTACTAGAGTCAAAACCTTCAAGGCAAAAGCCACACACTAGAAAGAAAACATTTAGTGTATAATTGTTCCttaagataacatgtaaagttatcatcaaaacctaaggccagatgcagaaccattcttgttcttataatctccccctttttgatgatgaccaaACCATATATTTTGATTGAACAATTTATACTGGGTAATCACCATGAAACTTAAATTCAGACAAGCTAACCAGCTCCCCCTGAATTTGTTAATACTTTAAAATTCATTTAAGCTTGTTCAGAGTCCCCCCTGAGCCCAAGACtcacaaaataaattttgaagttCAGAATAAACTATGGAGAAGGAATACTTCTCCATTGACGTCTCATTAGAGTCTAACTAGAGTTGTATGATCTTCATCTCAGAACCCGACGTACTATTAGAACACTATGAGTATCATAACCTAGTTTAGTTACAGCCTCAATGCCAAGCATCAAACATCAGAACTTATAACATTAGTTATCCAGAAGCTTGATTACACACCAGAAGGTGCCTAACATCATATCATTATAAGATTCAGAACCTGAACTAACTCGTGAGAGACCATGTATTTTGACTGTGTCTTGTACCATGTTGTAGAACATGTCTTTTGACCATATCTTAGACCACGTCTTAGAATATGTTTTCTGACCGTGTCTCTTGACCACGTCTTAGAACACGTCTTTAGACCATGTCTTTTTAGACCATGTCTTGTGACCGTGTCTTTGACCATGTCATAGAACATGTCTTTTAACCATATCTTAGATCGCGTCTTAGAATGTGTCTTTTAATCATGTCTATTGACCATGTCTTAGAACACGTCTCTAGACCATGTCTTTTTAGACAATGTCTTTTTAGACAATGTCTTGGTGAACATGTCTTCTGACCATGTCTTCAAATGGTTCATTTTAAGTGCAAATTGTATCTttttgtatataagttttgtTTTACTTATCTCACGGTGGATCATAAGTAAAGGATCAGAGGAATTCTAAAGTGAGCTTATGGTAGGTTGAGAATCTAGTAGTAACAAAGCGCTCCCACCccttttttagtcaaaaattgaCGAAAATAGAGTAAATGTACAAATCATGTTGGAAGCATACACACACATTTATGGAAACACACATTAAATCAGATGGAAACACACACTTATTGATTGTCTTCAGGTGGTTTTCCACCTTTTACCCCTATCAAAAATCCTCTTGCAGTCACATGTTTTAGGAGTGTTGACACTGAAATCCCTTGCCACCACCTTAAACATATCTTCCTCAAATTAGTCCTTTTATCTTACAGAGATCCTTTGTTCCATCTTGTAATAAAAGAAACTTGCTTAAGTTCATCAAGCATTAGAAAATAGAGGAAGAACATAATATCTATTGAAATCCTCATTCATGTATTTCTATAACTCCTCAATAGTGCAAGTTTCTAGCACACTACTTATGTTCTCAAATTTATTTGCATATAAGACTTTAGTAAACATAACAATCAATTGTTCCTTAGTGTCTACATGCTTTAAAATAACAACCACGCCTTTAACCGGATTCCTTATGAGTTGATTATAACTTTCAATGTTCTTGTTCCAGCCATGTTGAATGAGGCATCTAGTAGAATTCAGATCTTCATACTGTAATGTTATACCATCTTGCTTGACATTATGTTCCTTTATCATCTATTTCATCCATAATAGTTGAGAGCAACTTCTTCTTGTTTCACCATATTCAGCTTCATCAGTACACCAAAAAGCACATATTTGCCTCTTATCGAACCAGGAAATTAGACTGTTTCTAAAGGAGAAACATCCATCAACACTACTTTCTCATTTTGCATTGGAAAATTCTTTCAGCGTGTTCCAATGATACATTTTAAGTTCTCATTTTCTTGAATCATATAGCTCATCCTTGGTTCAAGTTTAGAAACAAGACATGAATTTGATATTTCCTTACTTATTTCACTGGCGTCCCTTCATTAAGGTGTTTTGTAATGACTTCCTTGAATTGCTCTGTCTAAACTATAATAGAGATACCTGAGTGACTTGAGAGTTATCTGATTCAATACTTGTGGACCTATAATACCCCCATTTTTGCCCCTTATTATTTTCATCTGATGCATAAAAAAAACGGTACAAAAATTTCAGTAATTTTGCACATTCATCATGTTTCTCTTGTTTATTCtaaaaattcagaaaaaatataTACACATCTTTATTtgtccattttcatttcaatcagaaaaataaaaaaacatgtatatttcCATTTGTGCATTTTGTTCGATTTTACAATTTAATAGTATTTTTGTTcattttgctaattttttttatttataattttaatttaaaattcaatttagtttgaattttttattaaaattaaaatcatttttttatcattatttttgttattatttcttcatgtattttttttattgttttttaggtGTGGTGGAAGATTATTAAAGAGAAGTTCATCTTGGTCCATTTGCTAACAAGAAAAGTAATTTTGCAAAGACCTATTATTCTTTGTCCAACCCATTTTTCATGAAGCCATTTAAGCCATATTTGTTTATTCAAGAGCATGGGACCATATTTCACGTTTTCTTGAGTAAATTACAATCAAGTTCGCCTCATTTACTCAAATTCAAATTAGGAAATTTCGAAGAAATTCACATTCatttcaaaatacaaaaacatggttTCTTCGTATCACACTTCAAACATAACTTCACAATTACATAACATAATTTCATCATCAACTCATCCTaggaaaattcttaggtggacacataCCTAAGAAATTATTTTGCACACAACCAATTacagaattttaattaattaaaaaaataaatactgatttttctctctccttcataatctcaaccaccccatgaatccaattaaaaccaaaattaaaataaattaaaaaaagactctttcttattggttgtgcctaagaatgtggatttagggtcgtgtccatgcaagaattgctcctCATCCTAACCATCATTTCAAGAATGTGGATTTAgggtcgtgtccatgcaagaattgctcctCATCCTAACCATCATTTCAAGAATGTGGATTTAgggtcgtgtccatgcaagaattgctcctCATCCTAACCATCATTTCAAAACTTGATCAAAGGCCAAAATTCTTCCAAAAAATTCTCAAGCGGATTACTCACAATATCCTAACAACCTATCCCTTTCTTTCACTCAGAATTCCCCCCTAAAACCCATtgatttctctctctttctcacaTGAGATTTTCATCAACTAACTCTATAA
The sequence above is a segment of the Vicia villosa cultivar HV-30 ecotype Madison, WI unplaced genomic scaffold, Vvil1.0 ctg.000236F_1_1_3, whole genome shotgun sequence genome. Coding sequences within it:
- the LOC131625784 gene encoding uncharacterized protein LOC131625784, which translates into the protein MGEGVYLDTVLVPLSLFITIVYHAFLFYTIKNKPSRTTYGIDRLRRNTWGHNLNQGDDKKAMLCIQSLRNTLMATILTATITILVNMALAALNNNAFNASHLFTSEFFGSKSDKIFLLKYGSASICLLISFLCSSMAIGFLIDANFLMNAYGDFLSGGYTQSVLEKGFTLAFVGNRIFCVAIPLMLWMLGPVLVFLASIALVCLLHEFDYVPKIPHSQKRCNNVK